The Microbacterium sp. Nx66 genome contains a region encoding:
- a CDS encoding NAD(P)-dependent alcohol dehydrogenase has protein sequence MKALRYVEIGKPPVVVDIPIPKPGPGQVLLKITAGGVCHSDDYVMGLPEKDYHEQGYPLPLTLGHEGAGIVHEIGEGVDSTLKVGDAVAVYGPWGCGRCHNCSMGKENYCTNAAAEGIRPPGLGSQGSMAEYMIVDDARHLVLLGDLDPVQNVSLTDAGLTPYHAIKNSLPKLGAGTFAVVIGTGGLGHVGIQILKAISGATVIALDVNDEKLKLATEVGADHVLISDASAAEKIRELTGGLGANAVFDFVGANPTIALAQSVAALEADITIVGIGGGSMTLGFGSIAYDAAVRIPYWGSRAELIEVLDLARAGKIHVQTESYTLDDGPKAYEDLASNSIRGRAVIVP, from the coding sequence ATGAAAGCTCTCCGCTACGTCGAGATCGGCAAGCCCCCGGTGGTGGTCGACATCCCGATTCCGAAGCCCGGCCCCGGCCAGGTCCTGCTCAAGATCACCGCGGGTGGTGTCTGCCACTCCGACGACTACGTCATGGGCCTCCCCGAGAAGGACTACCACGAGCAGGGTTACCCGCTGCCGCTGACGCTCGGGCACGAAGGCGCCGGCATCGTGCACGAGATCGGCGAGGGCGTCGACTCGACGCTCAAGGTCGGGGATGCCGTGGCCGTCTACGGTCCGTGGGGCTGTGGTCGCTGCCACAACTGCTCGATGGGCAAGGAGAACTACTGCACGAACGCCGCCGCCGAGGGCATCCGTCCTCCGGGGCTGGGCAGCCAGGGCTCGATGGCCGAGTACATGATCGTCGACGACGCGCGCCACCTCGTGCTGCTCGGTGACCTCGACCCCGTGCAGAACGTCTCGCTGACCGACGCGGGTCTCACCCCGTACCACGCGATCAAGAACTCGCTTCCGAAGCTCGGCGCCGGCACGTTCGCCGTCGTGATCGGCACCGGCGGTCTCGGCCACGTCGGCATCCAGATCCTCAAGGCCATCTCGGGGGCCACGGTCATCGCCCTCGACGTGAACGACGAGAAGCTGAAGCTCGCCACCGAGGTGGGCGCCGATCACGTGCTGATCAGCGATGCATCGGCTGCCGAGAAGATCCGCGAGCTCACCGGCGGTCTCGGCGCGAACGCGGTGTTCGACTTCGTGGGCGCGAACCCGACGATCGCCCTGGCCCAGAGCGTGGCCGCGCTCGAAGCCGACATCACCATCGTGGGCATCGGCGGGGGCAGCATGACGCTCGGGTTCGGCTCGATCGCCTACGACGCCGCCGTGCGCATTCCCTACTGGGGCTCACGCGCCGAACTGATCGAGGTGCTGGACCTCGCCCGCGCCGGGAAGATCCACGTCCAGACCGAGAGCTACACGCTCGACGACGGCCCGAAGGCGTACGAGGACCTCGCGTCGAACAGTATCCGCGGACGCGCCGTCATCGTCCCCTGA
- a CDS encoding TetR/AcrR family transcriptional regulator, with protein MGRTQTFDTAEAVRAARGVFWERGFESAPLPELERATGLSRSSIYHAFGSKRGLFDAAVESYLDEVIRPRLAPLTGESVAPEALETYLGGLRTALLTAGSLPATSGCLLVNTAAAPIGTDDAVARVVASYRAELRAAFARGVRAALPELAGTEVATLADASTGLVVSAFALVRVTPDAAASAIDAALALLADRRRRA; from the coding sequence ATGGGGCGCACACAGACCTTCGACACCGCGGAAGCGGTCCGCGCGGCACGCGGCGTGTTCTGGGAGCGCGGCTTCGAGAGCGCTCCCTTGCCGGAGCTCGAGCGCGCGACCGGCCTCAGTCGTTCCAGCATCTATCACGCCTTCGGTTCCAAGCGCGGACTCTTCGACGCCGCCGTCGAGAGCTATCTGGACGAGGTGATCCGCCCGCGCCTCGCCCCGTTGACGGGTGAGAGCGTGGCGCCGGAGGCTCTGGAGACCTACCTCGGCGGACTGCGTACGGCACTGCTGACAGCCGGCAGCCTCCCGGCGACGAGCGGCTGCCTGCTGGTCAACACCGCCGCCGCCCCCATCGGCACCGACGACGCGGTCGCCCGGGTCGTCGCCTCCTATCGCGCGGAGCTCCGTGCGGCGTTCGCCCGCGGCGTCCGGGCCGCCCTCCCCGAGCTCGCGGGAACGGAAGTCGCGACCCTGGCGGACGCCTCTACGGGTCTGGTGGTCTCCGCATTCGCCCTCGTCCGCGTGACCCCCGACGCCGCGGCGAGTGCGATCGACGCGGCGCTCGCCCTCCTCGCCGACCGGCGACGCCGCGCCTGA
- a CDS encoding DUF1304 domain-containing protein produces the protein MVIAGLVLAGIAALVHVYIFWLESFAWTSARARRTFGTGTAEEAARQKELAFNQGFYNLFLAVAVLLGIVLFATGATAVGATLVFTGAGSMVAASLVLLLSSPDKASAALKQGVIPALGVIALAIGLLV, from the coding sequence ATGGTCATCGCCGGACTCGTGCTCGCAGGCATCGCAGCACTCGTGCACGTCTACATCTTCTGGCTCGAGTCGTTCGCCTGGACGAGCGCGCGCGCTCGCCGCACGTTCGGCACGGGCACGGCGGAGGAGGCCGCGCGACAGAAGGAGCTCGCGTTCAACCAGGGCTTCTACAACCTGTTCCTCGCGGTCGCCGTCCTCCTCGGCATCGTCCTCTTCGCCACGGGAGCGACGGCCGTCGGCGCGACTCTCGTCTTCACCGGCGCCGGATCGATGGTCGCCGCGAGCCTCGTGCTGCTGCTGTCGAGCCCCGACAAGGCGTCCGCCGCCCTGAAGCAGGGCGTCATCCCGGCGCTCGGCGTCATCGCGCTCGCCATCGGCCTCCTCGTCTGA